Proteins encoded by one window of Ramlibacter tataouinensis:
- the ampD gene encoding 1,6-anhydro-N-acetylmuramyl-L-alanine amidase AmpD, translated as MNPPPETDALWAGGWYRFARRLDSPNFGPRPAGAIVDLVVVHSISLPPGEYGGDHVQALFTNRLDWAAHPYFKSIEGLQVSAHFYVRRGGEVWQFVSCDDRAWHAGASCWRGRDNCNDDSVGIELEGIEGGTFEPAQYEALASLCAALAQRYPVRHVAGHEHIAPGRKHDPGAGFDWPLLQRSLGWDASAFPAPPA; from the coding sequence ATGAACCCGCCGCCTGAAACCGACGCACTGTGGGCCGGCGGCTGGTACCGCTTCGCCCGCCGGCTCGACTCGCCCAACTTCGGCCCGCGGCCGGCCGGCGCGATCGTCGACCTGGTGGTGGTGCACTCGATCAGCCTGCCGCCGGGCGAGTACGGCGGCGACCACGTGCAGGCGCTGTTCACCAACCGGCTGGACTGGGCGGCGCACCCCTACTTCAAGTCGATCGAGGGCCTGCAGGTCTCGGCGCACTTCTACGTGCGCCGCGGCGGCGAGGTCTGGCAGTTCGTCAGCTGCGACGACCGGGCCTGGCACGCCGGCGCCTCGTGCTGGCGCGGGCGCGACAATTGCAACGACGACTCGGTGGGCATCGAGCTGGAAGGCATCGAGGGCGGAACCTTCGAGCCGGCGCAGTACGAGGCCCTGGCCAGCCTGTGCGCCGCGCTCGCGCAGCGCTACCCGGTGCGCCACGTCGCCGGCCACGAGCACATCGCACCCGGCCGCAAGCACGACCCTGGCGCGGGGTTCGACTGGCCGCTGCTGCAGCGAAGCCTGGGATGGGACGCATCGGCGTTTCCGGCGCCGCCGGCGTAA
- a CDS encoding ribonucleoside-diphosphate reductase subunit alpha has product MQVPSAAGLSPQPAPAFNAPAAAATATDPLAHYQIIRRNGAVVPFEPNKIAVAMMKAFLAVHGTQGAASASVRETVDTLTQQVIRALVRSRPGGGTFHIEDVQDQVELGLMRGGHHEIARAYVLYRERRAQERARQAEPEVAEAPVLHVTDGGQRVPLDLAHLKALIENACAGLSADVRPDPIVAETMRNLYDGVPIDEVYKASILAARTLIEKDPDYTHATARLLLHTIFKEVLGRDVAPAAAAEAYADYFPGFVKKGVEAELLNPELLQYDLKRLGAALKAERDLQFDYLGLQTLYDRYFLHVRKTRIELPQAFFMRVAMGLALNEIDREARAIEFYEVLSSFDFMSSTPTLFNSGTLRSQLSSCYLTTVPDDLDGIYESIKENALLSKFAGGLGNDWTRVRALGSHIKGTNGESQGVVPFLKVVNDTAVAVNQGGKRKGAVCTYLESWHLDIEEFLELRKNTGDDRRRTHDMNTANWIPDLFMRRVMEQGEWTLFSPSNVPDLHDLFGADFEKAYVAYEEKARRGEIKPSKVVAATDLWRKMLSMLFETGHPWITFKDACNVRSPQQHAGVVHSSNLCTEITLNTSDTETAVCNLGSVNLLQHLKDGAIDHDKLKKTVSTAMRMLDNVIDINYYAVKKARDSNLRHRPVGLGLMGFQDALYELRIPYASQQAVEFADRSMEAICYHAYWASTELARERGRYSSYKGSLWDQGILPPDTLELLAQARGGYVEVDRSATLDWDALRRKIAQDGMRNSNCVAIAPTATISNIIGVDASIEPCFGNLSVKSNLSGEFTVINHYLVRDLKRLGLWDDVMVMDLKHFDGSLRPIDRVPQEVKALYATAFEVEPLWLVEAASRRQKWIDQAQSLNIYMSGASGKKLDDTYKLAWVRGLKTTYYLRTISATHAEKSTVQSGRLNAVANGAGNGGMSAGADGGMSALDAAAAAAQQQMNAVPATDIKFCAIDDPTCEACQ; this is encoded by the coding sequence ATGCAAGTCCCGAGCGCCGCCGGCCTGTCGCCGCAACCCGCACCCGCCTTCAACGCCCCCGCCGCGGCCGCAACCGCCACCGACCCGCTGGCGCACTACCAGATCATCCGCCGCAACGGCGCCGTCGTCCCCTTCGAGCCGAACAAGATCGCCGTGGCCATGATGAAGGCCTTCCTGGCGGTGCACGGCACCCAGGGCGCGGCCTCGGCCAGCGTGCGCGAGACGGTCGACACGCTCACCCAGCAGGTCATCCGCGCGCTGGTGCGCTCGCGCCCGGGCGGCGGCACCTTCCACATCGAGGACGTGCAGGACCAGGTTGAACTGGGCCTGATGCGCGGCGGCCACCACGAGATCGCCCGCGCCTACGTGCTGTACCGCGAGCGCCGCGCGCAGGAGCGGGCCCGCCAGGCCGAGCCCGAAGTCGCCGAAGCACCGGTGCTGCACGTCACCGACGGTGGCCAGCGGGTGCCGCTGGACCTGGCGCACCTGAAGGCGCTGATCGAGAACGCCTGCGCCGGGCTGTCGGCCGACGTCCGGCCCGACCCGATCGTGGCCGAGACCATGCGCAACCTGTACGACGGCGTGCCGATCGACGAGGTGTACAAGGCCTCGATCCTGGCGGCGCGCACGCTGATCGAGAAGGACCCCGACTACACCCACGCCACCGCCCGCCTGCTGCTGCACACCATCTTCAAGGAAGTGCTCGGCCGCGACGTCGCGCCGGCGGCGGCGGCCGAGGCCTACGCCGACTACTTCCCCGGCTTCGTCAAGAAGGGCGTGGAGGCCGAGCTGCTCAACCCCGAGCTGCTGCAGTACGACCTCAAGCGCCTGGGCGCCGCGCTCAAGGCCGAGCGCGACCTGCAGTTCGACTACCTCGGCCTGCAGACCCTGTACGACCGCTACTTCCTGCACGTGCGCAAGACCCGCATCGAGCTGCCGCAGGCCTTCTTCATGCGGGTGGCGATGGGCCTGGCGCTCAACGAGATCGACCGCGAGGCGCGCGCCATCGAGTTCTACGAGGTGCTGTCGAGCTTCGACTTCATGTCCTCCACGCCGACGCTGTTCAACAGCGGCACCCTGCGCAGCCAGCTCTCGTCGTGCTACCTGACCACGGTGCCGGACGACCTGGACGGCATCTACGAGTCGATCAAGGAAAACGCGCTGCTGTCCAAGTTCGCCGGCGGCCTGGGCAACGACTGGACCCGGGTGCGCGCGCTCGGCTCGCACATCAAGGGCACCAACGGCGAGAGCCAGGGCGTGGTGCCGTTCCTGAAGGTGGTCAACGACACCGCGGTGGCGGTCAACCAGGGCGGCAAGCGCAAGGGCGCGGTCTGCACCTACCTGGAGAGCTGGCACCTGGACATCGAGGAGTTCCTGGAGCTGCGCAAGAACACCGGCGACGACCGCCGCCGCACCCACGACATGAACACGGCCAACTGGATCCCCGACCTGTTCATGCGCCGGGTGATGGAACAGGGCGAATGGACCCTGTTCTCGCCGTCCAACGTGCCCGACCTGCACGACCTGTTCGGCGCCGACTTCGAAAAGGCCTACGTCGCCTACGAGGAAAAGGCCCGGCGCGGCGAGATCAAGCCCAGCAAGGTGGTGGCCGCCACCGACCTGTGGCGCAAGATGCTGTCGATGCTGTTCGAGACCGGGCATCCCTGGATCACCTTCAAGGACGCCTGCAACGTGCGCTCGCCGCAGCAGCACGCCGGGGTGGTGCACTCGTCCAACCTGTGCACCGAGATCACGCTCAACACCAGCGACACCGAGACGGCGGTGTGCAACCTGGGCTCGGTCAACCTGCTGCAGCACCTCAAGGACGGCGCAATCGACCACGACAAGCTGAAGAAGACGGTGTCCACCGCCATGCGCATGCTGGACAACGTCATCGACATCAACTACTACGCGGTCAAGAAGGCGCGCGACTCCAACCTGCGGCACCGCCCGGTCGGCCTGGGCCTGATGGGCTTCCAGGACGCGCTGTACGAGCTGCGCATCCCCTACGCCTCGCAGCAGGCGGTGGAGTTCGCCGACCGCTCGATGGAGGCGATCTGCTACCACGCCTACTGGGCGTCGACCGAGCTGGCGCGCGAGCGCGGCCGCTACTCCAGCTACAAGGGCTCGCTCTGGGACCAGGGCATCCTGCCGCCCGACACGCTGGAGCTGCTGGCCCAGGCCCGCGGCGGCTACGTCGAGGTCGACCGCTCGGCCACGCTGGACTGGGATGCCCTGCGCCGCAAGATCGCCCAGGACGGCATGCGCAACTCCAACTGCGTCGCCATCGCCCCGACGGCCACCATCTCCAACATCATCGGCGTGGACGCCTCGATCGAGCCCTGCTTCGGCAACCTGTCGGTCAAGTCCAACCTGTCGGGCGAGTTCACCGTGATCAACCACTACCTGGTGCGCGACCTCAAGCGCCTGGGCCTGTGGGACGACGTGATGGTGATGGACCTCAAGCACTTCGACGGCTCGCTGCGGCCGATCGACCGGGTGCCGCAGGAGGTCAAGGCGCTGTACGCCACCGCCTTCGAGGTCGAGCCGCTCTGGCTGGTCGAGGCCGCCTCGCGCCGCCAGAAGTGGATCGACCAGGCCCAGTCGCTCAACATCTACATGTCGGGCGCCTCCGGCAAGAAGCTGGACGACACCTACAAGCTGGCCTGGGTGCGCGGCCTGAAGACCACCTACTACCTGCGCACCATCAGCGCCACGCACGCGGAGAAATCCACCGTGCAGTCGGGCCGCCTGAATGCGGTGGCCAACGGCGCCGGCAACGGCGGCATGAGCGCCGGTGCGGATGGCGGCATGTCCGCGCTCGACGCCGCGGCGGCCGCCGCGCAGCAGCAGATGAACGCGGTGCCCGCCACCGACATCAAGTTCTGCGCGATCGACGACCCGACCTGCGAAGCGTGCCAGTGA
- a CDS encoding ribonucleotide-diphosphate reductase subunit beta, which yields MLTWDDDVKPTSPIAPSSGSHWNREAAPSPLSAAALQPSPTFAQPALRTPGEGLRAPAAPIAAPIAARSAEASSHRRVLAADKRIINGQTDVNQLVPFKYKWAWEKYLATCSNHWMPQEINMNRDIALWKDPNGLTEDERRIIKRNLGFFVTADSLAANNIVLGTYRHITAPECRQFLLRQAFEEAIHTHAYQYIVESLGLDESEIFNAYNEVASIRDKDQFLIPFIEAIMDPDFRTGTPEADQTLLKSLIVFACLMEGLFFYVGFTQILALGRQNKMTGAAEQYQYILRDESMHCNFGIDLINQLKLENPHLWTAEFKAEIRGLFQKAVELEYRYAEDTMPRGVLGLNASMFKGYLRYIANRRATQIGLEALFPNEENPFPWMSEMIDLKKERNFFETRVIEYQSGGALSWD from the coding sequence ATGCTGACCTGGGACGACGACGTCAAGCCCACTTCGCCAATCGCGCCGAGCAGCGGTTCACACTGGAACCGCGAGGCGGCCCCTTCACCGCTGTCCGCGGCGGCTCTCCAGCCATCCCCCACTTTCGCGCAACCCGCGCTGCGCACGCCGGGCGAAGGCCTGCGCGCGCCGGCCGCGCCCATCGCCGCGCCCATCGCCGCGCGCAGCGCCGAGGCCTCCAGCCACCGCCGCGTGCTGGCCGCCGACAAGCGCATCATCAACGGCCAGACCGACGTCAACCAGCTGGTGCCGTTCAAGTACAAGTGGGCCTGGGAGAAGTACCTCGCGACCTGCTCCAACCACTGGATGCCGCAGGAAATCAACATGAACCGCGACATCGCCCTGTGGAAGGACCCGAACGGTCTGACCGAGGACGAGCGCCGCATCATCAAGCGCAACCTGGGCTTCTTCGTCACCGCCGACTCGCTGGCCGCCAACAACATCGTGCTGGGCACCTACCGCCACATCACGGCGCCCGAGTGCCGCCAGTTCCTGCTGCGCCAGGCCTTCGAGGAGGCGATCCACACCCACGCCTACCAGTACATCGTGGAGTCGCTGGGCCTGGACGAGAGCGAGATCTTCAACGCCTACAACGAAGTGGCGTCGATCCGCGACAAGGACCAGTTCCTGATCCCCTTCATCGAGGCGATCATGGACCCCGACTTCCGCACCGGCACGCCGGAGGCCGACCAGACCCTGCTCAAGAGCCTGATCGTCTTCGCCTGCCTGATGGAAGGCCTGTTCTTCTACGTCGGCTTCACCCAGATCCTGGCGCTGGGCCGGCAGAACAAGATGACCGGCGCGGCCGAGCAGTACCAGTACATCCTGCGCGACGAGTCGATGCACTGCAACTTCGGCATCGACCTGATCAACCAGCTCAAGCTGGAGAACCCGCACCTGTGGACGGCCGAATTCAAGGCCGAGATCCGCGGCCTGTTCCAGAAGGCCGTCGAACTCGAATACCGCTATGCCGAGGACACCATGCCGCGTGGCGTGCTGGGCCTCAACGCGTCCATGTTCAAGGGCTACCTGCGCTACATCGCCAACCGGCGCGCCACGCAGATCGGCCTGGAAGCGCTGTTCCCCAACGAGGAGAACCCCTTCCCCTGGATGAGCGAAATGATTGACCTGAAGAAAGAGCGCAACTTCTTTGAAACCCGCGTGATCGAGTACCAGTCGGGTGGCGCGCTTTCCTGGGATTGA
- a CDS encoding histone H1-like DNA-binding protein codes for MATAKKAAAKKAPAKKAAAKKAPAKKATAKKAPAKKAAAKKAPAKKAAAKKAPARKVAAKKTAAKKAPARKAAAKKTTAKKAPARKVAAKKTVAKKTAAKKAPAKKAAAKRAPAKKAAAKKGGAKKAAKKAPAKKAAKKAPAKKAAKAPAAKPASAPAAAAAPAAQTTLNPQAAWPFPTASKP; via the coding sequence ATGGCAACTGCGAAGAAAGCCGCCGCGAAGAAAGCTCCGGCGAAGAAGGCTGCGGCCAAGAAGGCCCCGGCGAAGAAGGCCACCGCCAAGAAGGCGCCGGCCAAGAAGGCCGCTGCGAAGAAGGCCCCGGCCAAGAAGGCGGCGGCGAAGAAGGCGCCGGCCCGCAAGGTCGCCGCCAAGAAGACCGCGGCCAAGAAGGCGCCGGCCCGCAAGGCCGCTGCCAAGAAGACCACGGCCAAGAAGGCACCGGCGCGCAAGGTCGCCGCCAAGAAGACTGTCGCCAAGAAGACCGCGGCCAAGAAGGCGCCGGCCAAGAAGGCCGCCGCCAAGCGCGCCCCCGCGAAGAAGGCGGCGGCGAAGAAGGGCGGCGCCAAGAAGGCCGCGAAGAAGGCGCCTGCGAAAAAGGCTGCGAAGAAGGCCCCTGCGAAAAAGGCCGCCAAGGCCCCTGCTGCCAAGCCCGCGTCGGCGCCGGCCGCGGCTGCGGCTCCTGCGGCGCAGACCACGCTGAACCCGCAGGCCGCCTGGCCTTTCCCCACGGCGTCCAAGCCGTAA
- a CDS encoding MlaD family protein, producing MAETPLQDSEPAAAPPVPQLALKARLLLLFTVLLIGAAVTYLLYARGFFEPVQQLVLTTDDSEGVSVGMDMTFSGFPIGRVRKVELGATGDVRILIDVARKDAHWLRTSSVFTLVRGLVGGTAIRAFTGVLTDPPLADGAERPVLRGDATAELPRVIASAREVLENLSSMTREDAALPASLANVQAVTDKLKGPQGALGVLFGNEADARRVITTLDRTNALLARFDTLAAKADTQVFGPEGVVREARAAVVQLNGLLADTRESLKKVDAVLVEAQAVGANVRGATEDLGPLRNEVEANLRKVESLINEINRKWPFARDTEIRLP from the coding sequence ATGGCCGAAACCCCCTTGCAGGACTCCGAGCCCGCCGCCGCGCCGCCGGTGCCGCAACTGGCGCTGAAGGCCCGGCTGCTGCTGCTGTTCACGGTGCTGCTGATCGGCGCCGCCGTCACCTACCTGCTGTATGCCCGCGGCTTCTTCGAGCCGGTGCAGCAGCTGGTGCTGACCACCGACGATTCGGAAGGGGTCTCGGTGGGCATGGACATGACCTTCTCGGGCTTCCCGATCGGCCGCGTGCGCAAGGTGGAGCTGGGCGCCACCGGCGACGTGCGCATCCTCATCGACGTGGCCCGCAAGGATGCGCACTGGCTGCGCACCAGCAGCGTGTTCACGCTGGTGCGCGGGCTGGTGGGCGGCACCGCCATCCGCGCCTTCACCGGCGTGCTGACCGACCCGCCGCTGGCCGACGGGGCCGAGCGGCCGGTGCTGCGCGGCGACGCCACGGCGGAGCTGCCGCGCGTGATCGCCTCGGCCCGCGAGGTGCTGGAGAACCTGTCGTCGATGACGCGCGAGGATGCGGCGCTGCCGGCCAGCCTGGCCAACGTGCAGGCGGTCACCGACAAGCTCAAGGGTCCGCAAGGCGCGCTGGGCGTGCTGTTCGGCAACGAGGCCGACGCGCGCCGGGTGATCACCACGCTGGACCGCACCAATGCCCTGCTGGCCCGTTTCGACACGCTGGCGGCCAAGGCCGACACCCAGGTGTTCGGTCCGGAAGGCGTGGTGCGCGAGGCGCGGGCCGCGGTGGTGCAGCTCAATGGCCTGCTGGCCGACACGCGCGAGAGCCTGAAGAAGGTCGACGCCGTGCTGGTCGAAGCCCAGGCGGTGGGCGCCAACGTGCGCGGCGCCACCGAAGACCTGGGCCCGCTGCGCAACGAGGTGGAGGCCAACCTGCGCAAGGTCGAGTCGCTGATCAACGAGATCAACCGCAAGTGGCCGTTCGCGCGCGACACGGAGATCAGGCTGCCATGA
- a CDS encoding MlaE family ABC transporter permease, with amino-acid sequence MTAAPLWYHRLGHAAAAPLRWILSWWAVVFFGAMLLALALSPSSYRDARTRAALARHTWLDTAPILLGFSMLAALLTVVLTKIVVVTARSYGLSQYALEMVIRVLVLELIPLTAALFVALRCTIPNGAALGEMRRTRQFDALRRRGIDPLAGEVLPRLLAGIFSTVTLAALSCVVTAVVAYLAVYGLTPAGLPAYTRMFGHVFNPSVSLIFAIKTLFFSLAVAVIPMASGANEDIASPSSREGAALQGLVRMFAVLLLLESVSLVGNYY; translated from the coding sequence ATGACTGCGGCACCGCTCTGGTACCACCGGCTGGGCCACGCGGCCGCGGCGCCGCTGCGCTGGATCCTGAGCTGGTGGGCCGTGGTCTTCTTCGGCGCGATGCTGCTGGCGCTGGCGCTGTCGCCTTCCAGCTACCGCGACGCGCGCACCCGGGCGGCGCTGGCCCGCCACACCTGGCTGGACACGGCCCCGATCCTGCTGGGTTTTTCCATGCTGGCGGCGCTGCTGACGGTGGTGCTGACCAAGATCGTCGTCGTCACCGCGCGCAGCTACGGCCTGTCGCAGTACGCGCTGGAGATGGTGATCCGGGTGCTGGTGCTGGAGCTGATCCCGCTGACGGCGGCGCTGTTCGTCGCCCTGCGTTGCACCATCCCCAACGGCGCTGCCCTGGGCGAGATGCGCCGCACGCGGCAGTTCGACGCGCTGCGCCGCCGCGGCATCGACCCGCTGGCCGGCGAGGTGCTGCCGCGGCTGCTGGCCGGCATCTTCTCCACCGTCACCCTGGCGGCCCTGAGCTGCGTGGTGACCGCGGTGGTGGCCTACCTGGCGGTATACGGCCTCACGCCCGCGGGGCTGCCGGCCTACACGCGCATGTTCGGCCACGTGTTCAACCCTTCGGTGTCACTGATCTTCGCGATCAAGACGCTGTTCTTCAGCCTGGCGGTGGCCGTGATCCCGATGGCCTCCGGCGCCAACGAGGACATCGCCTCGCCCAGCTCGCGCGAAGGCGCCGCCCTGCAGGGGCTGGTGCGGATGTTCGCGGTGCTGCTGCTGCTGGAATCGGTTTCGCTGGTGGGCAATTACTACTGA
- the gorA gene encoding glutathione-disulfide reductase, which produces MAHEPEFDLFVIGGGSGGVRAARMAAQRGARVALAEAAAMGGTCVNVGCIPKKLYAYASHYAHDFADAAGFGWDVGQPHLDWARLKANRAKEIARLNEVYERLLSEAGVQVLRGWAELLDRHTARVRTEAGPQTHTARHILVATGGTPTVPPIPGAELAVTSDSMFDLEPFPRRLAVVGGGYIACEFASIFQGLGAQVTLLYRGEQILRGFDDEVRQFIAGEMVRSGIDLRLDTELRGLARAGDGLELELDDDSRLQADTVLFATGRVPNVNGLGLEAAGVRQGRHGAIEVDAHYRTSAPSVHAVGDVTARLQLTPVALGEAMAVVDHLFGDGRRRMGYEYIPTAVFTHPNIATVGLTELQARERLGRVTIFRSEFRPLRHTLSGSGERCLMKLVVDAASDRVVGLHMVGPDAGEVVQGFAVAMKAGATKAQFDATIGIHPTLAEEFVTMREPVR; this is translated from the coding sequence ATGGCCCACGAACCCGAATTCGACCTCTTCGTCATCGGCGGCGGCAGCGGCGGCGTGCGCGCCGCGCGCATGGCCGCGCAGCGCGGCGCGCGCGTCGCGCTGGCCGAAGCCGCCGCCATGGGCGGCACCTGCGTCAACGTCGGCTGCATCCCGAAGAAGCTGTACGCCTACGCATCGCACTACGCGCACGACTTCGCCGATGCCGCCGGCTTCGGCTGGGACGTGGGCCAGCCGCACCTGGACTGGGCCCGGCTCAAGGCCAACCGGGCCAAGGAGATCGCGCGGCTAAACGAGGTGTACGAACGCCTGCTGTCCGAGGCCGGCGTGCAGGTGCTGCGCGGCTGGGCCGAGCTGCTGGACCGGCACACGGCCCGGGTGCGCACCGAGGCCGGGCCGCAGACGCACACGGCGCGCCACATCCTGGTGGCCACCGGCGGCACGCCGACGGTGCCGCCGATCCCGGGCGCCGAGCTGGCCGTGACCTCCGACAGCATGTTCGACCTGGAGCCGTTTCCGCGCCGGCTGGCGGTGGTGGGCGGCGGCTACATCGCCTGCGAGTTCGCCTCGATCTTCCAGGGACTGGGCGCCCAGGTGACGCTGCTGTACCGCGGCGAGCAGATCCTGCGCGGCTTCGACGACGAGGTGCGGCAGTTCATCGCCGGCGAGATGGTGCGCAGCGGCATCGACCTGCGGCTGGACACCGAGCTGCGCGGCCTGGCGCGCGCCGGCGACGGCCTCGAGCTGGAACTGGACGACGACAGCCGCCTGCAGGCCGACACCGTGCTGTTCGCCACCGGCCGCGTGCCCAACGTCAACGGCCTGGGGCTGGAGGCAGCCGGGGTGCGCCAGGGCCGGCACGGCGCGATCGAGGTCGATGCCCACTACCGGACGTCGGCGCCCTCCGTGCACGCCGTGGGCGACGTCACGGCGCGCCTGCAGCTCACGCCGGTGGCGCTGGGCGAGGCGATGGCGGTCGTCGATCACCTGTTCGGCGATGGGCGGCGGCGCATGGGCTACGAGTACATCCCCACTGCGGTCTTCACGCACCCGAACATCGCCACCGTGGGCCTGACCGAGCTGCAGGCGCGCGAGCGCTTGGGCCGCGTCACGATCTTCCGCAGCGAGTTCCGGCCGCTGCGCCACACCCTCAGCGGCAGCGGCGAGCGCTGCCTGATGAAGCTGGTGGTGGATGCCGCCAGCGACCGGGTGGTCGGCCTGCACATGGTGGGGCCGGATGCCGGCGAAGTGGTGCAGGGCTTCGCGGTGGCGATGAAGGCGGGGGCGACCAAGGCGCAGTTCGACGCCACCATCGGCATCCACCCGACCCTCGCCGAGGAGTTCGTGACGATGCGCGAGCCGGTGCGCTGA
- a CDS encoding AMP nucleosidase, translating to MPYMPPFIAPTRHSDPEGALAQVRTIYAQQINHLRDAMQRFVAGEALPGHVRACYPFVRIQTETAVPQEVLESLGLSYGFVSGAGRFETTLTRPDLYGNYYLEQFRLLRQSHGVELEVGTSTQPIPVHFSFAENDHIEGSLSPQRQALLRDQFDLPDLGAMDDGIANGTWRAQPGEAQPLSLFTAARVDYSLHRLRHYTGTAPDWFQNFVLFTNYQFYIDEFVRLGHEEMARAGSDYSAFVEPGNVVTRRTGLRPGAPGTPPEASWGVAPARLPQMPAYHLMRPDHQGITMVNIGVGPANAKTITDHIAVLRPHAWMMLGHCAGLRSSQQLGDYVLAHAYVREDHVLDEELPVWVPIPALAEIQVALEKAVADVTQCEGAALKRIMRTGTVASTDNRNWELLPGNEPQRRFSQSRAVALDMESATIAANGFRFRVPYGTLLCVSDKPLHGEIKLPGMANHFYRERVDQHLRIGMRAVEILSAGGSRRLHSRKLRAFDEVAFQ from the coding sequence ATGCCCTACATGCCGCCCTTCATCGCCCCGACTCGCCACAGCGATCCGGAAGGTGCGCTGGCCCAGGTGCGCACCATCTACGCGCAGCAGATCAACCACCTGCGCGACGCGATGCAGCGCTTCGTCGCCGGCGAGGCGCTGCCGGGCCACGTGCGGGCCTGCTATCCGTTCGTGCGCATCCAGACCGAGACGGCGGTGCCGCAGGAGGTGCTGGAGAGCCTGGGCCTGAGCTACGGCTTCGTCAGCGGTGCCGGCCGCTTCGAGACCACGCTGACCCGGCCCGACCTGTACGGCAACTACTACCTGGAGCAGTTCCGCCTGCTGCGCCAAAGCCACGGCGTGGAGCTGGAGGTCGGCACCAGCACGCAGCCGATCCCGGTGCACTTCTCGTTCGCCGAGAACGACCACATCGAAGGCTCGCTCAGCCCGCAGCGCCAGGCGCTGCTGCGCGACCAGTTCGATTTGCCCGACCTGGGTGCGATGGACGACGGCATCGCCAACGGCACCTGGCGCGCCCAACCGGGCGAGGCGCAGCCGCTGTCGCTGTTCACCGCCGCGCGGGTGGACTACTCGCTGCACCGGCTGCGCCACTACACCGGCACCGCTCCCGACTGGTTCCAGAACTTCGTGCTGTTCACCAACTACCAGTTCTACATCGACGAGTTCGTTCGCCTGGGCCACGAGGAAATGGCCCGGGCCGGCAGCGACTACAGCGCCTTCGTGGAGCCCGGCAACGTGGTGACGCGGCGCACCGGCCTGCGCCCGGGCGCGCCCGGCACGCCGCCCGAAGCCAGCTGGGGCGTGGCGCCGGCGCGCCTGCCGCAGATGCCGGCCTACCACCTGATGCGGCCCGACCACCAGGGCATCACGATGGTGAACATCGGCGTCGGCCCGGCCAATGCCAAGACCATCACCGACCACATCGCCGTGCTGCGCCCGCACGCCTGGATGATGCTGGGCCACTGCGCCGGCCTGCGCAGCAGCCAGCAGCTGGGCGACTACGTGCTGGCCCATGCCTACGTGCGCGAGGACCACGTGCTGGACGAGGAGCTGCCGGTGTGGGTGCCGATCCCGGCGCTGGCCGAGATCCAGGTGGCGCTGGAGAAGGCGGTGGCCGACGTGACCCAATGCGAGGGCGCGGCGCTCAAGCGCATCATGCGCACCGGCACCGTGGCCAGCACCGACAACCGCAACTGGGAGCTGCTGCCCGGCAACGAGCCGCAGCGCCGCTTCAGCCAGAGCCGCGCCGTGGCGCTGGACATGGAAAGCGCCACCATCGCGGCCAACGGCTTCCGCTTCCGGGTCCCCTACGGCACGCTGCTGTGCGTGAGCGACAAGCCGCTGCACGGCGAAATCAAGCTGCCCGGCATGGCCAACCACTTCTACCGCGAGCGGGTCGACCAGCACCTGCGCATCGGCATGCGCGCCGTCGAGATCCTCAGCGCCGGCGGCAGCCGCCGGCTGCACAGCCGCAAGCTGCGGGCCTTCGACGAAGTGGCGTTCCAGTAG